The Mycolicibacterium doricum genome includes a region encoding these proteins:
- a CDS encoding alpha/beta hydrolase, whose product MASTRSERHFGGIGGIRIVYDTWTPDVPERGVVVLSHGYAEHARRYDHVAQRFGDAGLIVYALDHRGHGRSGGKRVYLRDIGEYTGDFHTLVGIAAREHPDLPRIVLGHSMGGGVVFAYGAEHPGDYAAMVLSGPAVYAQSAVKPWLVTVAKLLGRFAPGVPVEQLDAGAVSRDPEVVAAYEADPMVYHGRLPAGIARGLFVVGETMPQRAAAVTAPVLVVHGGRDGLIPVEGSHRLVECVGSQDVTLKVYPDLFHEVFNEPERELVLDDVTSWIEVRL is encoded by the coding sequence ATGGCCAGCACCCGCAGCGAGCGACATTTCGGCGGCATCGGCGGGATACGGATCGTCTACGACACCTGGACTCCCGACGTGCCCGAACGCGGCGTGGTCGTGCTCTCCCACGGCTACGCCGAGCACGCCCGCCGCTATGACCACGTCGCCCAGCGCTTCGGCGACGCCGGGCTGATCGTCTACGCCCTCGACCACCGCGGCCACGGACGCTCCGGCGGCAAGCGCGTCTACCTGCGCGACATCGGCGAGTACACCGGTGACTTCCACACCCTCGTCGGCATCGCGGCCCGGGAGCACCCCGACCTACCCCGGATCGTCCTCGGACACAGCATGGGCGGCGGCGTGGTGTTCGCTTATGGCGCCGAGCACCCAGGGGACTACGCGGCGATGGTGCTGTCCGGGCCCGCGGTCTACGCGCAGTCCGCGGTCAAGCCGTGGCTGGTGACCGTCGCCAAGCTGCTGGGCCGATTTGCGCCAGGTGTGCCCGTCGAACAGCTCGACGCCGGCGCGGTGTCCCGCGATCCGGAGGTGGTGGCCGCCTACGAAGCCGATCCGATGGTGTACCACGGCAGGCTGCCCGCCGGGATCGCCCGAGGCCTGTTCGTCGTGGGCGAGACGATGCCGCAGCGCGCGGCCGCGGTGACCGCGCCGGTGCTGGTGGTGCACGGTGGGCGGGACGGTCTGATCCCGGTCGAGGGCAGCCACCGGCTGGTGGAGTGCGTCGGCAGCCAGGACGTGACCCTCAAGGTGTATCCCGATCTGTTCCACGAGGTCTTCAACGAGCCGGAGCGTGAGCTGGTCCTCGACGATGTCACCTCATGGATCGAGGTGCGCTTGTGA
- a CDS encoding alpha/beta fold hydrolase, with the protein MRPVVRRVVTCAAAAVLVAAGCGSEESAEPTAGPQTDWVDDQVTFTADGLTIHGTYRHRDDAGPAALLISESGQTDRNGDNAVAGPVGNMRQLAELLSDRDVASLRYDKVGTGRTGLGPYAANPAEVGTAVYTAGAAAALRFLAGQPATAGDRISVYALGEGTVHAMSLAAANDPSVHSLALLQPLAARYLDIITGRVRAEADPAVLANWLAAVEEIRTKGTVPTQLPEGLGAIVNPGNVRAVIEADRVDPLALAATVPAGTPVLLTCSDSDGQAECDALRPLMDALRHTALTVVELHGVNHVLRDDPTDNVANYAQPAPLSPQVVAALDGFVTK; encoded by the coding sequence GTGAGACCTGTAGTCCGGCGGGTTGTTACGTGTGCGGCGGCGGCGGTGCTGGTGGCAGCCGGATGCGGCTCGGAGGAGAGCGCGGAGCCAACCGCTGGGCCCCAAACGGATTGGGTCGACGACCAGGTGACCTTCACCGCGGACGGCCTGACCATCCACGGCACCTACCGCCACCGCGACGACGCCGGCCCCGCCGCGCTGCTGATCTCCGAGAGCGGTCAGACCGATCGCAACGGCGACAACGCGGTGGCGGGTCCAGTCGGCAACATGCGTCAACTCGCCGAGCTGCTCTCCGATCGCGACGTCGCCAGCCTGCGCTACGACAAGGTGGGCACCGGACGGACCGGCCTCGGTCCGTATGCGGCGAACCCGGCCGAGGTCGGCACCGCGGTGTACACCGCCGGCGCCGCCGCCGCACTGCGGTTCCTCGCCGGGCAACCGGCCACCGCGGGCGACCGGATCTCGGTCTACGCCCTCGGCGAGGGCACCGTACACGCCATGTCGCTGGCCGCCGCCAACGACCCGTCGGTGCACTCGCTGGCGCTGCTGCAACCGCTGGCCGCACGCTACCTCGACATCATCACCGGACGCGTCCGCGCCGAAGCCGATCCGGCCGTGCTGGCCAACTGGCTGGCCGCCGTCGAGGAGATCCGAACCAAGGGCACCGTGCCCACACAGCTGCCCGAAGGGCTGGGCGCCATCGTCAATCCAGGCAACGTCAGGGCGGTCATCGAGGCCGACCGCGTGGATCCCCTCGCGTTGGCCGCGACGGTGCCCGCGGGCACCCCCGTTCTGCTGACCTGTTCGGACTCGGACGGACAGGCCGAGTGCGATGCGCTACGCCCGCTGATGGACGCGCTGCGGCACACCGCGCTGACCGTCGTGGAACTCCACGGCGTGAACCACGTGCTGCGCGACGACCCGACCGACAACGTCGCAAACTACGCTCAACCGGCGCCACTTTCTCCACAGGTGGTAGCGGCGCTGGACGGGTTCGTCACCAAGTGA
- a CDS encoding DUF2786 domain-containing protein, with product MNDDKMLARIAALLRQAEGTDNAHEAEAFMAAAQRLATATSIDLAVARSHTDRRTTAQMPVQRTITIGEAGTRGLRTYVQLFVVIAAANDVKCDVASNSTFVHAYGFAEDIDASHALYASLVMQMVKASEAYVASGAHRPAPTITARLNFQLAFGARVGERLSEAREQEMAAATKGDSSRPGTAVALRDKDLELTDFYRQASQARGTWRATRATAGYSSAARRAGDRAGRRARLGPSQELSGARSALER from the coding sequence ATGAATGACGACAAGATGCTGGCGCGCATCGCGGCGCTGCTGCGCCAGGCCGAAGGCACCGACAACGCCCACGAGGCCGAAGCGTTCATGGCGGCCGCGCAGCGCCTGGCCACGGCGACGTCGATCGACCTCGCCGTGGCTCGCTCGCACACCGATCGCCGCACCACGGCGCAGATGCCGGTGCAGCGGACCATCACGATCGGCGAGGCGGGCACCCGTGGGCTGCGGACGTACGTGCAGTTGTTCGTCGTCATCGCCGCCGCCAACGACGTCAAGTGCGACGTCGCCTCCAATTCGACCTTCGTCCACGCCTACGGTTTCGCCGAGGACATCGACGCCAGCCACGCGCTGTACGCGAGCCTGGTGATGCAGATGGTCAAGGCATCGGAGGCCTACGTCGCCTCGGGTGCGCACCGGCCCGCCCCGACCATCACGGCGCGGCTGAACTTCCAGTTGGCGTTCGGTGCACGCGTCGGGGAGCGGCTCAGCGAGGCCCGCGAGCAGGAGATGGCCGCGGCGACGAAGGGGGACAGCAGTCGTCCCGGCACCGCGGTCGCGTTGCGGGACAAAGACCTCGAACTCACCGATTTCTACCGGCAGGCCTCGCAGGCGCGCGGGACCTGGCGTGCGACCAGGGCGACGGCCGGGTATTCGTCGGCGGCGCGCCGCGCCGGGGACCGGGCCGGGCGGCGGGCCCGGCTCGGGCCGAGCCAGGAACTGTCCGGTGCCCGCTCGGCTCTGGAGAGGTGA
- a CDS encoding TIGR04338 family metallohydrolase — protein sequence MSGRDSQRTKVYAAEQFVRTLFDRTAERGNQVVEFFGAQLTLPPEARFASVASVQAYVDDVLAHPRIRSGWPGAAPLTIRARRGATAAHYEVVDGRAVIAVPERQTTWALRELVVLHEIAHHLSQAEPPHGPAFVSTFCDIAEAVMGPEVAHVLRVVYAKEGVRQGGGSTG from the coding sequence GTGAGCGGCCGCGACAGCCAGCGCACGAAGGTGTACGCGGCCGAGCAGTTCGTCCGGACGCTGTTCGACCGGACGGCCGAGCGGGGTAATCAGGTGGTCGAGTTCTTCGGCGCCCAGCTCACGCTGCCGCCCGAGGCCCGCTTCGCGTCGGTGGCGTCGGTGCAGGCCTACGTCGACGACGTCCTCGCCCACCCGCGGATCCGCAGCGGCTGGCCCGGCGCCGCTCCGCTCACGATACGGGCCCGGCGAGGCGCGACGGCCGCGCACTACGAGGTCGTGGACGGCCGGGCCGTCATCGCCGTCCCCGAACGACAGACCACCTGGGCGCTGCGTGAGCTGGTGGTCTTGCACGAGATCGCGCACCATCTGTCCCAAGCGGAACCGCCCCACGGCCCCGCGTTCGTGTCCACGTTCTGCGACATCGCCGAGGCCGTGATGGGTCCGGAGGTGGCTCACGTCCTGCGCGTGGTGTACGCCAAGGAGGGCGTCCGGCAGGGTGGCGGTTCCACGGGTTAA
- a CDS encoding O-methyltransferase, producing the protein MSEPNPQVVDQLFDRLLHTEDDALIAARESAAAAGMPQIEVSAQHGRLLSLLAAATGARQVLEIGTLAGYSTINLARGVGPDGHVVSLEFDPRHAQVARVNLARAGVADRVEVLVGAALDTLPTLQHSEPFDLAFIDADKENNVAYVEWAIKLGRPGMVIVVDNVTRMGRVYDPAPDDIQAQAVRGMLEMMGSHPRLSTAAIQTVGAKNWDGFAVAVVT; encoded by the coding sequence GTGAGCGAGCCGAATCCACAGGTCGTCGACCAACTGTTCGACCGCCTGCTGCACACCGAGGACGACGCTCTGATTGCGGCCAGGGAGTCTGCGGCGGCGGCCGGGATGCCGCAGATCGAGGTGTCCGCGCAGCACGGCCGGCTGTTGTCACTGCTGGCGGCGGCCACCGGCGCGCGCCAGGTACTCGAGATCGGCACACTTGCCGGCTACAGCACGATCAACCTCGCCCGCGGCGTCGGGCCCGACGGGCACGTGGTCTCCCTGGAGTTCGACCCCCGCCACGCCCAGGTCGCCCGGGTGAACCTGGCCCGCGCCGGTGTCGCCGACCGGGTCGAGGTCCTGGTCGGGGCGGCGCTCGACACGCTGCCGACCCTGCAGCACAGCGAGCCGTTCGACCTGGCGTTCATCGACGCCGACAAGGAGAACAACGTCGCGTACGTCGAATGGGCGATCAAGCTCGGCAGGCCGGGCATGGTGATCGTGGTCGACAACGTCACCCGCATGGGCAGGGTCTACGACCCGGCGCCCGACGACATCCAGGCGCAGGCCGTGCGCGGGATGCTCGAGATGATGGGCAGCCACCCCAGGTTGAGCACCGCGGCGATCCAGACCGTGGGGGCCAAGAACTGGGACGGGTTCGCGGTCGCCGTCGTGACGTAG
- the ilvD gene encoding dihydroxy-acid dehydratase: MPSASPDTEATRRPEPDIKPRSRDVTDGLEKTAARGMLRAVGMGDDDWVKPQIGVGSSWNEITPCNMSLQRLAQAVKGGVHAGGGYPLEFGTISVSDGISMGHEGMHFSLVSREVIADSVETVVQAERLDGTVLLAGCDKSIPGMLMAAARLDLASVFLYNGSIMPGVAKLSDGSEKEVTIIDAFEAVGACARGLMSREDVDIIERAICPGEGACGGMYTANTMASAAEALGMSLPGSASPVAIDNRRDEYARKSGEAVVEMLRRGITARDVLTKEAFENAIAVVMAFGGSTNAVLHLLAIAWEANVKLSLEDFTRVGQRVPHLADVKPFGRHVMKHVDEIGGVPVVMKALLDAGLMHGDCLTVTGRTMAENLAHIEPPDPDGKVLRAMNNPIHPTGGITILHGSLAPEGAVVKSAGFDSDVFEGTARVFERERAALDALEDGTITHGDVVVIRYEGPKGGPGMREMLAITGAIKGAGLGKDVLLMTDGRFSGGTTGLCVGHIAPEAVDGGPIAFVRDGDRIRLDVANGTLSLLVDEDEFEARKAGFEPLPPVYTTGVLAKYTKLVGSAALGAVCG, from the coding sequence ATGCCCTCAGCAAGTCCAGATACCGAAGCTACCCGTCGGCCCGAACCCGACATCAAACCGAGAAGCCGCGACGTCACCGACGGGCTCGAGAAGACCGCCGCCCGCGGGATGCTGCGGGCCGTCGGCATGGGCGACGACGACTGGGTCAAGCCGCAGATCGGTGTGGGCTCGTCGTGGAACGAGATCACTCCGTGCAACATGTCGCTGCAGCGGTTGGCGCAGGCGGTGAAGGGCGGCGTGCACGCCGGCGGCGGCTACCCGCTGGAGTTCGGCACGATCTCGGTCTCCGACGGCATCTCGATGGGTCACGAGGGCATGCATTTCTCGCTGGTCTCCCGTGAGGTGATCGCCGACAGCGTCGAGACCGTCGTGCAGGCCGAGCGCCTCGACGGCACCGTGCTGCTGGCCGGCTGCGACAAGTCGATTCCCGGCATGCTGATGGCCGCGGCCCGCCTCGATCTGGCCTCGGTGTTCCTGTACAACGGCTCGATCATGCCGGGCGTGGCGAAGCTCAGCGACGGTTCGGAGAAGGAAGTCACCATCATCGACGCCTTCGAGGCGGTCGGCGCGTGTGCGCGCGGGCTGATGTCACGCGAGGACGTCGACATCATCGAGCGCGCCATCTGTCCGGGCGAAGGGGCCTGCGGCGGTATGTACACCGCCAACACGATGGCGTCGGCAGCGGAGGCGCTCGGCATGTCGTTGCCGGGCAGCGCCTCTCCGGTGGCGATCGACAACCGGCGCGACGAGTACGCGCGCAAATCCGGTGAGGCCGTGGTTGAGATGCTGCGGCGCGGGATCACCGCCCGCGACGTCCTCACCAAAGAGGCCTTCGAGAACGCGATCGCCGTCGTCATGGCGTTCGGCGGGTCCACCAACGCCGTGCTCCACCTGTTGGCCATCGCGTGGGAGGCCAACGTCAAGCTGTCGCTGGAGGACTTCACGCGCGTCGGGCAGCGGGTCCCCCACCTCGCGGATGTGAAGCCGTTCGGCCGTCACGTCATGAAACACGTCGACGAGATCGGCGGTGTCCCCGTGGTGATGAAGGCGCTTCTCGACGCCGGCCTGATGCACGGCGACTGCCTGACCGTCACCGGCAGGACCATGGCCGAGAACCTGGCCCACATCGAGCCGCCGGATCCCGACGGCAAGGTGCTGCGGGCGATGAACAACCCGATCCATCCCACCGGCGGCATCACGATCCTGCACGGATCGCTGGCTCCCGAAGGCGCGGTCGTGAAGTCGGCGGGCTTCGACTCCGACGTGTTCGAGGGCACAGCGCGGGTTTTCGAGCGTGAGCGGGCCGCCTTGGATGCCCTCGAGGACGGCACGATCACCCATGGCGATGTCGTGGTGATCCGCTACGAGGGCCCCAAGGGCGGGCCCGGGATGCGAGAGATGCTCGCCATCACCGGTGCCATCAAGGGCGCCGGGCTCGGCAAGGACGTGCTGCTGATGACCGACGGCCGGTTCTCGGGCGGGACGACCGGCCTGTGCGTCGGGCACATAGCGCCCGAGGCAGTCGACGGCGGACCCATCGCATTCGTCCGCGACGGCGACCGGATCCGGCTCGACGTCGCCAACGGCACACTGAGTCTGCTGGTCGACGAGGACGAATTCGAGGCACGCAAGGCCGGATTCGAGCCGTTGCCTCCGGTGTACACGACCGGCGTACTGGCCAAGTACACGAAGCTGGTCGGGTCGGCGGCCCTCGGCGCGGTCTGCGGTTAG
- a CDS encoding DUF305 domain-containing protein, with protein sequence MTSRNLRPLALLAAVLAASQGPEMDQLTEMLRSWGEDPEAGMDHSGHGLAMPGMVDDATLMRLESLLGAEFDTLWLESMIAHHRGAVEMAKAEIVNGDDDAAKALAGAILTAQEAEIAQMKQMLEG encoded by the coding sequence ATGACGTCGCGAAACCTCCGACCGCTCGCCTTGTTAGCCGCGGTCCTCGCCGCGTCCCAGGGCCCCGAAATGGACCAGCTGACGGAGATGCTGCGCAGCTGGGGAGAGGACCCGGAAGCGGGGATGGACCACAGCGGCCACGGCTTGGCGATGCCCGGCATGGTCGACGACGCGACCCTGATGCGCCTCGAGTCGCTGCTCGGAGCGGAATTCGACACACTGTGGCTGGAATCGATGATCGCCCACCACCGGGGTGCGGTCGAGATGGCCAAGGCCGAGATCGTCAACGGAGACGACGACGCCGCCAAGGCGCTCGCCGGGGCGATCCTCACGGCCCAGGAGGCGGAGATCGCCCAGATGAAACAGATGCTGGAGGGTTGA
- a CDS encoding copper-sensing transcriptional repressor RicR, which translates to MSTDVPEDVAVHGYTPQKDNYAKRLRRIEGQVRGIAKMIEDDKYCIDILTQISAVNSALQSVALGLLDEHLGHCVSQAVAEGGEQAEAKLAEATAAIARLVRS; encoded by the coding sequence GTGTCCACAGATGTCCCTGAAGACGTTGCCGTGCATGGTTATACGCCACAGAAGGACAACTACGCCAAACGGCTGCGCCGCATTGAGGGGCAGGTCCGCGGCATCGCCAAGATGATCGAGGACGACAAGTACTGCATCGACATCCTGACGCAGATCAGCGCCGTCAACAGTGCGTTGCAGTCCGTCGCACTCGGCCTGCTCGACGAGCACCTCGGCCACTGCGTCAGCCAGGCCGTCGCCGAGGGCGGTGAGCAGGCCGAGGCCAAACTCGCCGAGGCGACCGCGGCGATCGCGCGGCTGGTGCGGTCCTGA
- a CDS encoding L,D-transpeptidase: MPQRTVLKLTTAIFAAGLLGGVVLSAPSALAQPAPPPPGPVDPFSPPPPPANPFSFPASAAQDSSSSTVQPLPIPEGTPAGQNPTPYVGQPVFAPPTFNPVDGSIAGAAKPIYINFQRPIANRQLAEDAIHISSNPPVPGRFYWTSDTQVRWRPQDFWPAGTVVNIDASGTKSSFTVPEQLVATVDNATKQMEIMRDGELVKTFPISMGKKGFETKNGTYYVLEKFPDIVMDSSTYGVPVDDPSGEGYKLKVQDAVRIDNSGIFVHSAPWSVGAQGSSNVSHGCINLAPEDAQWFFDNFGSGDPVVIKNSTGLYTQPDGASDWQMF; the protein is encoded by the coding sequence ATGCCGCAGCGGACCGTGCTGAAGCTGACCACCGCGATCTTCGCGGCCGGACTGTTGGGAGGCGTGGTGCTGAGCGCCCCGTCGGCGCTGGCACAACCGGCGCCGCCACCGCCGGGTCCGGTCGACCCGTTCTCCCCGCCACCCCCGCCGGCGAACCCGTTCTCCTTTCCGGCCTCGGCAGCGCAGGATTCGTCGTCCTCCACCGTGCAGCCGCTGCCCATCCCCGAAGGCACCCCGGCCGGACAGAACCCGACCCCGTACGTCGGGCAGCCGGTGTTCGCCCCGCCGACGTTCAACCCGGTCGACGGGTCGATCGCCGGAGCCGCCAAGCCGATCTACATCAACTTCCAGCGTCCGATTGCCAACCGGCAGCTGGCCGAGGACGCGATCCACATCTCGTCGAATCCGCCGGTGCCGGGCCGCTTCTACTGGACCAGCGATACCCAGGTGCGGTGGCGTCCGCAGGACTTCTGGCCGGCGGGCACGGTGGTGAACATCGACGCCTCGGGCACCAAGTCGAGCTTCACCGTTCCCGAGCAGCTCGTCGCCACGGTGGACAACGCCACCAAGCAGATGGAGATCATGCGCGACGGCGAGCTGGTCAAGACCTTTCCCATCTCGATGGGCAAGAAGGGCTTCGAGACCAAGAACGGCACGTACTACGTGCTGGAGAAGTTCCCCGACATCGTGATGGACTCCTCCACGTACGGTGTGCCGGTCGACGACCCGTCCGGCGAAGGCTACAAACTCAAGGTGCAGGACGCCGTGCGCATCGACAACAGCGGGATCTTCGTGCACAGCGCGCCGTGGTCGGTGGGCGCCCAGGGCAGCAGCAACGTCAGCCACGGGTGCATCAACCTCGCCCCAGAGGACGCGCAGTGGTTCTTCGACAACTTCGGCAGCGGCGATCCGGTCGTGATCAAGAACTCGACCGGCCTCTACACCCAGCCCGACGGTGCGTCGGACTGGCAGATGTTCTGA
- a CDS encoding DUF4129 domain-containing protein, giving the protein MPGADKATARAVTVMVLVLLAGVALRGHLPGAERDADEPTEGGPGPLIAVLIMLGMATAVVAVSVISKARQPVGRPSAAGDLARRRAGEGGQFTRRMALVLVGALLLWLLVVLTLMRISGWLDVAVDQPAAPEPDSDPGFSAGADAEQPPPAEPAGPTAVLGYFAAAAGLFVVLSVVGAMAGRRARRRPAAAVTTAVDDNGAAPVSRAESLARAAERGLIEIGDLSREPREAIIACYAAMERELGKSPGAMPQDSDTPTEVLARAVDRRLLHGESAAELVDLFEEARFSTHVMGEDHRDAAVRVLRLVLRELQDAA; this is encoded by the coding sequence ATGCCGGGTGCCGACAAGGCGACAGCACGCGCGGTCACCGTGATGGTGCTGGTGCTGCTCGCCGGTGTGGCACTGCGTGGGCATCTCCCCGGGGCGGAACGCGACGCTGACGAACCCACCGAGGGCGGTCCCGGACCGCTGATCGCCGTCCTGATCATGCTGGGTATGGCGACGGCGGTCGTCGCGGTCTCGGTGATCAGCAAGGCACGCCAGCCGGTCGGCCGTCCGAGCGCTGCAGGGGATCTGGCCCGACGCCGCGCCGGCGAGGGCGGGCAGTTCACGCGGCGGATGGCGCTCGTGCTGGTCGGCGCCCTGCTGCTGTGGCTGCTGGTGGTGCTGACGTTGATGCGGATCAGCGGCTGGCTGGACGTGGCCGTCGACCAACCGGCCGCACCGGAACCGGACTCGGATCCGGGCTTTTCGGCCGGAGCCGACGCCGAGCAGCCGCCGCCTGCCGAGCCGGCGGGCCCCACCGCCGTGCTGGGCTACTTCGCCGCTGCAGCAGGGCTGTTCGTGGTGCTGTCGGTGGTCGGAGCGATGGCGGGCCGCAGGGCGCGGCGCCGTCCTGCGGCGGCCGTCACCACCGCGGTCGACGACAACGGTGCGGCGCCGGTGAGCAGGGCCGAGTCGTTGGCGCGGGCGGCCGAACGCGGGCTGATCGAGATTGGCGATCTCAGTCGAGAACCACGAGAGGCGATCATCGCCTGCTACGCAGCGATGGAGCGCGAACTCGGCAAGTCGCCCGGCGCCATGCCCCAGGACTCCGACACCCCGACGGAGGTGTTGGCCCGCGCCGTCGACCGGCGCCTGCTGCACGGCGAGAGCGCGGCCGAACTCGTCGACCTCTTCGAGGAAGCCCGGTTCAGCACCCACGTGATGGGGGAGGACCACCGCGATGCCGCGGTCCGGGTGTTGCGTCTGGTGCTGCGCGAACTGCAGGACGCGGCGTGA
- a CDS encoding AAA family ATPase, which produces MNMPVATTTAHCESVLDSIGSVVVGKRRALALILTAVLARGHILIEDLPGLGKTLIARSFAAALGLQFTRVQFTPDLLPADLLGSTIYDMHSGRFEFRKGPVFTNLLLADEINRTPPKTQAALLEAMAERQVSIDGITHPLPAPFLVLATDNPIEYEGTYPLPEAQLDRFAVRLELRYLSGPDEVTMLRRRLDRGSAEPTVQRVVDGDELLAMQESVEQVTVHQDVLQYVVSLATASRQHPQIAVGVSPRAELDLVQLARARALLAGRDFVIPEDVKSLAVPALAHRISLRPEMWVRRVQGADVIDELLRRLPVPRTGNTP; this is translated from the coding sequence ATGAACATGCCGGTGGCGACGACCACGGCCCACTGCGAATCGGTCCTCGACTCGATCGGCTCAGTGGTCGTCGGTAAGCGCCGCGCGCTCGCGCTGATCCTGACCGCCGTGCTGGCCCGCGGCCACATCCTCATCGAGGACCTGCCGGGGCTGGGTAAGACCCTGATCGCCAGGTCCTTCGCCGCCGCACTCGGCCTGCAGTTCACCCGGGTGCAGTTCACCCCCGACCTGCTGCCCGCCGATCTGCTCGGCTCGACCATCTACGACATGCATTCGGGACGTTTCGAGTTCCGCAAGGGTCCGGTCTTCACCAACCTACTGCTCGCCGACGAGATCAACCGCACACCGCCGAAGACCCAGGCCGCCCTGCTGGAGGCGATGGCCGAACGGCAGGTCAGTATCGACGGCATCACCCATCCGCTGCCCGCACCGTTCCTGGTGCTGGCCACCGACAATCCGATCGAATACGAGGGGACCTACCCGCTTCCGGAGGCGCAACTGGACCGCTTCGCCGTCCGCCTCGAACTGCGCTACCTGTCCGGACCCGACGAGGTGACGATGTTGCGGCGCCGGCTGGACCGCGGTTCGGCTGAGCCGACGGTGCAGCGCGTGGTCGACGGTGACGAGTTGCTGGCCATGCAGGAGTCGGTGGAACAGGTGACGGTTCACCAGGACGTCCTCCAGTACGTGGTGTCGCTGGCGACGGCGTCGCGGCAGCACCCACAGATCGCGGTCGGGGTGAGTCCGCGCGCCGAACTCGACCTCGTCCAGCTCGCCCGCGCCCGCGCCTTGCTGGCCGGACGCGATTTCGTGATCCCCGAGGACGTCAAGTCGCTGGCCGTCCCGGCACTGGCACACCGGATCAGCCTGCGCCCGGAGATGTGGGTCCGGCGGGTGCAGGGCGCCGACGTGATCGACGAACTCCTGCGCCGCCTGCCGGTGCCGCGCACCGGGAACACCCCGTGA
- a CDS encoding DUF58 domain-containing protein: MSGEVQLRWRASSLTRALATCAAVGLASALFTMRWELVAFAAPLLGVLCSVGWQPRPPGVRVGSSSPLQRCFESEPSTVQIWAVADDGSDVTLTPSTLDGADLATTADGTGLTVALTAARWGRYPVRAHVRVTGRGGLLEGRGSLDAAHVCVFPLAPPHSVTVPRTDLLDRLGTHLTRHLGPGVEYADIRGYVPGDQLRTVNWPVSARRRSLHVTQRLTDRSADVVVLADTYAQPPGPATAATERIARGAVQVVQSALRYGDRAGLVTLGSRRTRWLAADIGQRQFYRILDVLLVAGDTAVTAGTLAPQAAVPPGAIVVAFSTMLETEFALALIDLRKRGHTVIAVDVLDGSPLDGEHDPLIDRMWALQRSFMYRDMGTIRVDVVSWPADATLDQVMALTRTRSSRARR, encoded by the coding sequence GTGAGCGGCGAGGTGCAATTGCGCTGGCGTGCATCGTCGTTGACGCGGGCGCTGGCGACGTGCGCGGCGGTCGGACTGGCGTCGGCGCTGTTCACCATGCGGTGGGAGCTGGTGGCGTTCGCCGCCCCGCTGCTCGGCGTGCTGTGTTCGGTCGGCTGGCAACCCCGTCCGCCGGGCGTCCGGGTGGGCAGCAGTTCACCGCTGCAGCGGTGCTTCGAGTCCGAACCGTCCACCGTGCAGATCTGGGCTGTGGCCGACGACGGCAGCGACGTCACGCTGACACCGTCCACCCTCGACGGGGCGGACCTCGCCACCACGGCGGACGGCACCGGTTTGACGGTGGCGCTGACGGCTGCGCGGTGGGGCCGCTATCCGGTGCGCGCACATGTGCGCGTGACCGGCCGGGGCGGACTGCTCGAGGGAAGGGGATCCCTCGACGCCGCGCACGTGTGCGTGTTCCCGCTCGCCCCACCGCACTCGGTCACCGTCCCGCGCACCGACCTGCTCGACCGGCTGGGCACCCACCTCACCCGCCACCTCGGTCCCGGGGTCGAATACGCCGACATCCGCGGATACGTGCCCGGAGACCAGTTGCGCACGGTGAACTGGCCGGTCAGCGCCCGGCGCCGCAGCCTGCACGTCACGCAGCGGTTGACCGACCGGTCCGCCGACGTCGTGGTCCTCGCCGACACCTACGCGCAGCCGCCCGGACCGGCCACCGCGGCGACCGAGCGGATCGCCCGCGGTGCGGTTCAGGTGGTGCAGAGCGCGCTGCGCTACGGCGACCGCGCCGGACTGGTCACCCTCGGCAGTCGGCGGACCCGATGGCTGGCCGCCGACATCGGCCAGCGGCAGTTCTACCGCATCCTCGACGTCCTGCTGGTGGCCGGGGACACCGCGGTCACCGCAGGCACTCTCGCGCCGCAGGCGGCGGTCCCGCCGGGGGCGATCGTCGTGGCGTTCTCCACGATGCTGGAGACCGAGTTCGCGCTCGCACTGATCGACCTCCGCAAAAGAGGGCACACCGTGATCGCCGTCGACGTCCTCGACGGCAGTCCCCTCGACGGCGAGCACGATCCGCTGATCGACCGGATGTGGGCGTTGCAGCGCTCGTTCATGTACCGCGACATGGGGACGATTCGCGTGGACGTGGTGTCGTGGCCCGCCGATGCCACGCTGGACCAGGTGATGGCGCTGACCCGCACCCGATCCTCCAGGGCGCGACGGTGA